A single window of Granulicella mallensis MP5ACTX8 DNA harbors:
- a CDS encoding DUF6709 family protein — MLPGFSSKIMQERNKRLLNLVLFFAVVLLGFFAYEWQYFYSFFSGSHAVSSTELTSFAKASDAKNIFVLVQPGETRDTGLQDTTTNDEHEKVTVASFYTTVIGGKTLLVRGPIGLEYGVSGVSLSDAMSGTAFTLSRSLEGMLRPLNGDAKEVIRRYTDRPDNSTTDFLPYYLDMQDYKSFGYISLAIAGVVLLLAVWLLFLYMQRTSNPAKHPYNKRLAAYGPVDVLTQQIDEEMAGPHTTISQRFYKVEISDHWVVGNQLLLPMQIDRIVWVHRRIVKRKMYFVVTVGKNHFVDVYDDLGHKLMVTMKPEKLTELFDVLRQRAPQAVFGYSKELEKLWNGLKKPEKANFPGRVQMLPAQTLGEKTQNQMTR; from the coding sequence ATGCTTCCCGGATTTTCCAGCAAGATCATGCAAGAACGCAATAAAAGGCTGCTGAACCTCGTTCTCTTCTTTGCAGTCGTTCTCCTTGGATTCTTCGCCTACGAATGGCAATACTTCTATAGCTTCTTCAGCGGTTCACATGCGGTGTCGAGTACCGAGCTGACCAGCTTCGCCAAGGCCTCCGATGCGAAGAATATCTTCGTCCTTGTTCAGCCGGGCGAGACTCGCGATACAGGCCTGCAGGACACGACCACCAACGACGAGCATGAAAAGGTGACGGTAGCCTCTTTCTACACCACCGTCATCGGAGGCAAGACCCTGCTGGTGCGGGGGCCCATCGGTCTTGAATATGGCGTGTCCGGCGTGAGCTTGTCGGATGCCATGTCCGGTACGGCGTTTACCCTGTCGCGCTCGCTGGAAGGCATGTTGCGCCCGCTGAACGGTGACGCCAAAGAGGTCATTCGGCGTTACACGGACAGGCCGGATAACAGTACCACGGACTTCCTGCCCTACTACCTGGACATGCAGGACTACAAGTCCTTTGGATATATCTCCCTCGCAATAGCGGGAGTCGTTTTGCTGCTGGCGGTCTGGCTGCTCTTTCTCTACATGCAGCGCACCAGCAATCCGGCAAAGCATCCTTACAACAAGCGCCTTGCCGCCTATGGGCCTGTCGATGTGCTCACGCAGCAGATCGACGAAGAGATGGCCGGGCCGCATACAACGATCTCCCAGAGGTTTTACAAAGTGGAGATATCCGACCATTGGGTGGTTGGGAATCAGCTGCTTTTGCCCATGCAGATCGACCGTATCGTCTGGGTCCATCGGCGCATCGTGAAGCGCAAGATGTACTTTGTGGTGACAGTTGGCAAGAACCACTTCGTCGATGTCTACGACGATCTTGGCCACAAGCTCATGGTCACCATGAAGCCGGAAAAGCTTACAGAGCTCTTTGACGTTCTGCGGCAGCGGGCTCCTCAGGCGGTCTTTGGCTATAGCAAGGAGCTTGAGAAACTTTGGAACGGCCTGAAGAAACCGGAGAAGGCCAACTTCCCGGGACGGGTGCAGATGCTTCCCGCCCAAACTCTGGGCGAAAAGACGCAGAACCAGATGACGCGCTGA
- the lepA gene encoding translation elongation factor 4 → MDPKYIRNFAIIAHIDHGKSTLSDRLLELTGSLTSREMQAQVLDAMDLERERGITIKAHTVRMMYKAQDGETYQLNLIDTPGHVDFSYEVSRSLASCEGALLVVDASQGVEAQTLANAYLAIAGGLEIIPVINKIDLPSADIERTKAMIEKSVGLPASDAVAVSAKTGLHVEDILEAVVTLLPPPQGDAEAPLQALIFDSWFDAYRGVIVLARIINGRLRKGDKIKIMSNGRQFEVDSMGVMTPKPVVLEELSAGEVGFFVATIKNVADTKVGDTITHVDRPCAEALPGFEDIKSMVFAGLYTVDSHEHALLRDALEKLRLNDASFNFEPESSAALGFGFRCGFLGLLHLEIIQERLEREYNLDLITTAPGVRYKITLTDGSVLDVDNPSRWPDSTEIEQIEEPVITAKILTNEEYVGGILKLVEDKRGRQQNFEYVSETRVMLTYELPLNEIVLDFYDRLKSVSRGYASLDYHLAGSWISPMVKMDILIGGDPVDALSIIVHRDSAYERGKALVSKMRELIPRQMFEVAIQAAIGAKVIARETVTAIRKNVIAKCYGGDISRKRKLLEKQKEGKKRMKRIGKVDIPQEAFLAVLKVGEE, encoded by the coding sequence ATGGACCCCAAGTACATCCGCAACTTCGCGATCATCGCGCACATCGACCACGGCAAATCGACACTCTCCGACCGCCTGCTGGAGCTTACCGGCTCGCTGACCTCGCGCGAGATGCAGGCGCAGGTACTCGACGCCATGGACCTCGAGCGCGAGCGTGGCATCACGATCAAGGCCCACACCGTGCGCATGATGTACAAGGCGCAGGACGGCGAGACCTATCAGCTCAACCTCATCGACACCCCCGGCCACGTCGACTTCAGCTATGAAGTCTCTCGCTCGCTCGCCAGCTGCGAGGGCGCGCTGCTGGTCGTCGACGCATCGCAGGGCGTCGAAGCGCAGACGCTCGCCAATGCCTATCTCGCCATCGCTGGTGGCCTGGAGATCATTCCGGTCATCAACAAGATCGATCTCCCCAGCGCCGACATCGAGCGCACCAAGGCGATGATCGAGAAGTCCGTCGGGCTTCCTGCCAGCGATGCCGTCGCCGTCAGCGCCAAGACCGGCCTCCACGTGGAGGACATCCTCGAAGCCGTCGTTACGCTGTTGCCGCCGCCGCAGGGCGATGCCGAGGCCCCGCTGCAGGCGCTGATCTTTGATTCCTGGTTTGACGCCTATCGTGGCGTGATCGTGCTGGCCCGCATCATCAACGGCCGCTTGCGCAAGGGCGACAAGATCAAGATCATGTCCAACGGCCGCCAGTTTGAGGTTGACTCCATGGGCGTCATGACGCCCAAGCCGGTGGTGCTCGAAGAGCTCAGCGCCGGAGAAGTCGGCTTCTTCGTCGCGACCATCAAGAACGTTGCCGACACCAAGGTCGGCGACACCATCACGCACGTCGACAGGCCCTGTGCCGAGGCTCTGCCGGGCTTTGAAGACATCAAGAGCATGGTCTTCGCGGGCCTCTACACCGTCGACTCGCACGAGCACGCGCTGCTGCGCGATGCGCTCGAGAAGCTTCGTCTCAACGACGCCAGCTTCAACTTCGAGCCGGAGTCTTCCGCTGCTTTGGGCTTTGGCTTCCGCTGCGGCTTCCTCGGCCTGCTGCACCTGGAGATCATTCAGGAGCGCCTGGAGCGCGAGTACAACCTCGACCTCATCACCACCGCGCCGGGCGTGCGCTACAAGATCACCCTGACCGACGGCAGCGTGCTCGATGTGGACAACCCCTCGCGCTGGCCCGACAGCACGGAGATCGAGCAGATCGAAGAGCCCGTCATCACGGCGAAGATTCTGACCAACGAAGAGTATGTCGGCGGCATCCTGAAGCTGGTCGAAGACAAGCGTGGACGCCAGCAGAACTTCGAGTACGTCTCGGAGACGCGCGTGATGCTGACCTACGAGCTCCCGCTGAATGAGATCGTTCTCGACTTCTACGACCGCCTCAAGTCCGTCAGCCGCGGTTACGCTTCGCTCGACTATCATCTGGCAGGTTCGTGGATCTCGCCCATGGTGAAGATGGACATCCTCATCGGCGGCGACCCGGTCGATGCGCTGAGCATTATCGTGCACCGCGATTCAGCGTACGAGCGTGGCAAGGCGCTGGTCTCGAAGATGCGCGAGTTGATTCCGCGCCAGATGTTCGAGGTGGCGATCCAGGCTGCGATCGGTGCGAAGGTCATCGCGCGCGAGACAGTGACCGCCATCCGCAAGAACGTGATCGCCAAGTGCTACGGCGGCGACATCAGCCGTAAGCGCAAGCTGCTTGAGAAACAGAAGGAAGGCAAGAAGCGCATGAAGCGCATCGGCAAGGTCGATATCCCGCAGGAGGCCTTCCTGGCTGTGCTGAAGGTCGGCGAAGAGTAG
- the lpxA gene encoding acyl-ACP--UDP-N-acetylglucosamine O-acyltransferase, with translation MSIHPSAIVAEGAVIPASCHVGPYCTVGPNVVLGEDCELVSHVVLDGHTTLGKGNRIFSFACVGVAPQDLKYAGEPTRVEIGDGNTIREYVTISRGTNGGGGVTRIGSGCLIMAYVHIGHDSSIGNGCILPNGATLAGHVTVEDYVTLSAMAPVHQFCRIGKYAYIGGGTTITQDVLPYSLTSIERNNHAYGLNKVGLQRRGFTPEQLRELSTAMRLLTSGKLNTTQALESINDMLAQGAGGEHVKYLAEFVASSERGVIK, from the coding sequence TTGAGCATTCATCCCAGTGCGATCGTTGCCGAAGGCGCCGTTATCCCGGCGAGCTGTCATGTGGGACCGTACTGCACGGTGGGGCCAAACGTCGTGCTGGGGGAGGACTGTGAGCTTGTCTCGCACGTCGTGCTGGACGGCCACACGACGCTGGGCAAGGGTAATCGCATCTTCTCCTTTGCCTGCGTAGGTGTTGCACCGCAGGACCTCAAGTATGCGGGTGAGCCGACGCGCGTGGAGATTGGCGACGGCAACACGATTCGCGAGTACGTGACGATCTCGCGCGGTACGAACGGCGGCGGCGGCGTGACTCGTATCGGCTCAGGCTGCCTGATCATGGCCTACGTGCATATCGGGCACGATTCGTCGATCGGCAATGGTTGCATCCTGCCCAATGGCGCAACCCTGGCGGGGCATGTCACGGTCGAAGACTACGTTACCTTGAGCGCGATGGCACCGGTGCATCAGTTCTGCCGCATCGGCAAGTACGCGTATATCGGCGGAGGAACGACGATCACGCAGGATGTTCTGCCGTACTCGCTGACGTCGATTGAGCGCAATAATCATGCCTATGGACTGAACAAGGTAGGCTTGCAGCGGCGCGGGTTTACGCCGGAACAGCTTCGCGAGCTCTCCACGGCGATGCGTCTGCTCACCAGCGGCAAGCTCAATACAACCCAGGCTCTCGAAAGCATCAACGACATGCTCGCGCAAGGTGCGGGCGGTGAGCACGTGAAGTATCTGGCGGAGTTTGTGGCATCGAGCGAGCGCGGTGTCATCAAGTAG
- a CDS encoding LpxI family protein, with the protein MSTAQDQTLGLIAGNGRFPFLLLDAARAHGLRVVVAAIKEETDLEINERAAREPEFVRVHWLSLGELSKLIEMFQRAGVARAVMAGQVKHKQIFSSIRPDWRLAKLLLNLRTRNTDMLLGAVAKVLEDEGITLMSSTAFLEPMLAVEGVLTSRAPDATERGDIDYGLRVARGIAGFDLGQTVVIAAGACVAVEAMEGTDATIARAGELFRTLEDEASTLDRRLTVVKVAKPKQDMRFDVPVVGLPTIQAMQAAGATCLCIEAGRTLLFDREAMVAAADAAGIAIIGASGPGQTSAMTKE; encoded by the coding sequence ATGAGCACCGCACAGGATCAAACCCTCGGTCTCATCGCCGGCAACGGACGCTTCCCGTTTCTGCTGCTCGACGCCGCGCGCGCGCATGGCCTGCGCGTCGTTGTCGCGGCTATCAAGGAAGAGACCGACCTCGAGATCAACGAACGCGCGGCGCGCGAGCCTGAGTTCGTGCGCGTGCACTGGCTTTCGCTGGGTGAACTGTCGAAGCTGATCGAGATGTTTCAGCGCGCGGGCGTGGCGCGTGCCGTGATGGCCGGGCAGGTAAAGCACAAGCAGATCTTCTCGAGCATCCGCCCCGACTGGCGGCTGGCAAAGCTGCTGCTGAACCTGCGGACACGCAACACGGACATGCTGCTCGGCGCAGTGGCGAAGGTGCTGGAGGATGAGGGCATCACACTGATGTCGTCGACGGCGTTCCTGGAGCCCATGCTCGCGGTTGAGGGAGTCCTTACCTCACGTGCGCCCGACGCTACCGAGCGTGGCGACATCGACTACGGCTTGCGCGTAGCGCGCGGTATCGCGGGTTTTGACCTGGGACAGACCGTAGTGATCGCCGCAGGGGCCTGCGTCGCTGTAGAGGCCATGGAGGGCACGGACGCGACCATTGCACGTGCCGGTGAGCTCTTCCGGACGCTCGAAGACGAGGCTAGTACGCTGGACCGCCGCCTGACGGTCGTAAAGGTCGCCAAGCCGAAGCAGGATATGCGCTTCGATGTCCCGGTCGTGGGGTTGCCGACCATCCAGGCCATGCAGGCGGCGGGGGCAACCTGCCTGTGCATTGAGGCGGGGCGGACCCTGCTCTTCGACCGCGAAGCCATGGTGGCGGCAGCGGACGCAGCAGGCATCGCGATCATCGGTGCTTCAGGTCCGGGGCAGACGTCCGCCATGACAAAGGAATGA
- a CDS encoding helix-turn-helix domain-containing protein codes for MIEEFESVWDALGFSPQEAANLQGRSELMLQLRAIIRENGWTQAVAAKRCGVSQPRINDLLRGKIGKFSIDALVNMATALGRRVDFELKAA; via the coding sequence GTGATCGAAGAGTTCGAATCCGTGTGGGATGCGTTGGGCTTCTCTCCTCAGGAGGCAGCGAACCTCCAGGGACGATCTGAACTCATGCTGCAGCTTCGAGCGATCATCCGTGAAAATGGTTGGACGCAGGCGGTAGCGGCGAAGCGCTGCGGCGTCTCCCAGCCACGTATCAACGATTTATTGAGGGGCAAGATTGGCAAATTTTCGATTGATGCTCTGGTAAACATGGCAACAGCCCTTGGCCGTCGCGTGGACTTCGAACTCAAAGCTGCATGA
- a CDS encoding lytic transglycosylase domain-containing protein, whose translation MATERHTSFLRRRTLALACAPVLFALAHSLAAQTPAAQPTAQQQAQAQQLAASQQHAQKVQDIIDRAEKSYKSGVDNYNNNRLDAARQDFDFAVDTMLSSGMDLKTDPQLSDEFDQLLSKINSLEILALKQGNGFSPTLDAAPIDAATDVTFPPADPALLGRVTNELKTTTSDLPLVLNDYVAGWISIFSNQPKYHGYLKRSLERAGKYKEMISKILRDNGVPQDLIYQAITESGFQPQALNRSSGAGGMWQFMPFGSGTYGLVRNGYFDERFDPEKSTIAYAKYMKYLYAQFGDWYLAMAAYDWGPGRVQHLVSRTGYADYWELYRRGGLPAETKAYIPGLIASIIMARNPAQYGLTDLMPDAPVLFDTVTTSYAIDLRLVADLTGSTVPEIVALNPALLRLTTPRDIPYDLHLPQGTRDAYLDRLKEIPEDNRASWRFHVVKEGETLDQIALSLHARAAEIATANDITPGKPIEDGDELVIPISAYSSSAGQQHYTVRRGDTLVTVADRFGVTVEQLRTWNRLSSNSVTPGRSINVAEPVRLAPGYSSRSRRGRNSTRATRGGRSYASTPAHGTSSRSHSRSSSAAATSSRTSAKKRHAR comes from the coding sequence ATGGCGACCGAGCGACACACCTCCTTTCTGCGGCGACGGACCCTCGCTCTGGCCTGCGCGCCCGTGCTGTTTGCGCTTGCCCATTCGTTGGCGGCACAGACTCCAGCCGCACAGCCGACTGCGCAGCAGCAGGCCCAGGCTCAACAGCTCGCGGCCTCGCAACAGCATGCGCAGAAGGTGCAGGACATCATCGACCGCGCGGAGAAGAGCTACAAGTCCGGCGTGGACAACTACAACAACAACCGCCTCGACGCCGCGCGCCAGGACTTCGACTTCGCCGTCGACACCATGCTCTCCAGCGGCATGGACCTCAAAACCGATCCGCAGCTCTCCGACGAGTTCGATCAGTTGCTCTCGAAGATCAACTCCCTGGAGATTCTTGCGCTCAAGCAGGGCAACGGATTTTCGCCCACGCTCGACGCCGCTCCCATCGACGCAGCAACGGATGTCACCTTCCCGCCAGCTGACCCCGCACTCCTCGGCCGGGTGACCAATGAGCTCAAGACGACGACCTCCGATCTTCCGCTCGTGCTCAATGACTACGTTGCGGGCTGGATCAGCATCTTCAGCAATCAACCGAAGTATCACGGCTATCTGAAGCGCTCATTGGAACGCGCGGGCAAGTACAAGGAGATGATCTCCAAGATCCTGCGCGACAACGGCGTTCCCCAGGATCTTATCTACCAGGCCATCACCGAATCCGGATTCCAGCCACAGGCTCTCAACCGCAGTTCCGGCGCCGGCGGCATGTGGCAGTTCATGCCCTTCGGCAGCGGCACCTACGGCCTGGTGCGCAACGGCTACTTCGACGAGCGCTTCGATCCTGAAAAGTCCACCATCGCTTACGCGAAGTACATGAAGTACTTGTACGCGCAGTTCGGCGACTGGTACCTGGCGATGGCCGCCTACGACTGGGGCCCAGGACGAGTGCAACACCTCGTGAGCCGTACAGGCTATGCCGATTACTGGGAGCTCTATCGCCGTGGCGGCCTGCCTGCGGAGACCAAGGCGTACATTCCCGGCCTCATCGCCTCCATCATCATGGCCAGGAACCCCGCGCAATACGGACTCACCGACCTGATGCCCGATGCGCCCGTGCTCTTCGACACGGTGACCACGAGCTATGCGATCGACCTGAGGCTCGTCGCCGACCTTACCGGCTCGACGGTGCCGGAGATCGTCGCGCTGAATCCTGCGCTGCTGCGTCTCACCACCCCGCGCGATATTCCCTATGATCTACACCTGCCGCAGGGAACCCGCGACGCCTACCTCGATCGCCTCAAGGAGATTCCCGAAGACAATCGTGCGAGCTGGCGCTTCCATGTCGTGAAGGAAGGCGAGACACTCGACCAGATCGCGCTCTCGCTGCACGCGCGGGCCGCCGAGATTGCTACAGCCAACGACATCACCCCAGGCAAGCCGATTGAAGACGGTGACGAACTGGTTATCCCCATCTCTGCCTACAGCTCTTCGGCTGGACAGCAGCACTACACCGTACGTCGCGGCGACACTCTGGTTACCGTTGCCGATCGTTTCGGCGTAACGGTCGAGCAGCTCCGCACCTGGAACCGCCTCTCGTCGAACAGCGTCACGCCGGGCCGTTCGATCAATGTCGCAGAACCTGTGCGTCTGGCCCCAGGCTATTCCAGCCGCTCACGGCGCGGCCGCAACTCAACCCGTGCAACCCGCGGCGGCAGATCTTATGCTTCTACGCCCGCTCACGGAACGAGCTCGCGTTCTCACTCTCGAAGCTCCTCGGCTGCTGCTACGAGTTCCAGAACGAGCGCAAAGAAGAGGCATGCACGCTGA
- a CDS encoding type II toxin-antitoxin system RelE/ParE family toxin, giving the protein MKPLIWLEDSRKSIQSFPAEVQHEAGFELLAVQRGQQPSDSKPMPAIGRGVEEIRVWVESGTYRVIYLAKLAEAVYVLHAFQKKTQQTSQRDLALARARLEQLMRERR; this is encoded by the coding sequence ATGAAGCCGCTGATATGGCTTGAAGATTCCCGCAAGTCAATTCAGTCGTTTCCCGCTGAAGTTCAGCATGAGGCGGGCTTTGAACTGCTGGCGGTGCAAAGAGGGCAGCAGCCCAGCGACTCCAAACCGATGCCTGCCATCGGTAGAGGCGTAGAGGAGATACGAGTATGGGTCGAATCAGGAACGTATCGAGTGATCTACCTCGCGAAGTTGGCCGAGGCGGTGTACGTGCTGCACGCCTTTCAAAAAAAGACACAGCAGACAAGCCAAAGAGATCTCGCGTTAGCGCGCGCACGACTCGAGCAGCTAATGCGAGAGCGAAGGTAG
- a CDS encoding SDR family NAD(P)-dependent oxidoreductase — translation MSFSQEIKGVALSLDGKVALVTGGSRGIGAATVRLLRQAGARVVFSYRSAEKQAAELVAECGGETVCRAVRQELATVEDGQALIAAASVLFGRLDCLIVNHGIWPPHDQPIATMSLAQWRGTLGINLDSVFGLVQAGVAQMLKQEAAPTSARGHIVLVASTAAQRGEAFHADYAASKGALLSLTKSLSSELAPQGILCNCVAPGWVRTEMSAGTLSDPIASQKALGFIPLGRAAEPEEIAGPILFLCTPWAGFVSGEVFNVNGGAVLVG, via the coding sequence ATGAGTTTCTCACAGGAAATCAAAGGTGTCGCGCTTTCTCTTGACGGGAAAGTCGCGTTGGTAACAGGTGGGTCGCGCGGTATTGGAGCGGCGACGGTGCGGCTGCTGCGGCAGGCCGGAGCGCGGGTGGTGTTCAGCTATCGTTCGGCTGAGAAGCAGGCCGCCGAGTTGGTGGCCGAGTGCGGCGGCGAAACCGTATGCCGTGCCGTGCGGCAGGAGCTTGCAACCGTCGAGGATGGCCAGGCGTTGATTGCTGCCGCCAGCGTCCTGTTCGGGCGGCTGGATTGCCTCATCGTGAACCACGGCATCTGGCCTCCGCACGATCAGCCGATTGCGACGATGAGCCTGGCGCAGTGGCGAGGGACGCTGGGGATAAACCTCGACAGCGTCTTCGGATTGGTGCAGGCGGGCGTGGCCCAAATGCTGAAGCAGGAGGCCGCGCCCACTTCTGCGAGAGGGCACATCGTTCTGGTCGCGAGCACAGCGGCGCAGCGCGGCGAGGCCTTTCATGCGGACTACGCCGCCAGCAAGGGCGCGCTGCTCTCGCTGACCAAGAGCCTTTCGAGCGAACTCGCGCCGCAGGGAATCTTGTGCAACTGCGTGGCTCCCGGCTGGGTGCGGACGGAGATGTCGGCGGGAACCCTGAGCGACCCGATTGCATCCCAGAAAGCATTGGGGTTCATTCCGCTCGGCCGCGCGGCGGAACCGGAGGAGATTGCCGGGCCGATCCTGTTTCTGTGTACGCCGTGGGCCGGGTTCGTGTCGGGAGAGGTGTTCAATGTCAACGGTGGTGCCGTATTGGTAGGTTAG
- a CDS encoding MmcQ/YjbR family DNA-binding protein encodes MDVERARKFLLSLPHAVETMQWGDNLVYWVGDKAIGGKMFTLIDLGEGLSKGVAMYSAGPERYAELLEREGLLPAPYMARIHWLAVERWSALRNSEWEDELRGAHAITFAKLPKRTREVLTLPVKQQEKLIAERRKLLADKPKKPRTRKA; translated from the coding sequence ATGGATGTCGAACGCGCACGCAAGTTTCTGCTGTCTCTGCCGCATGCCGTCGAGACGATGCAGTGGGGCGACAACCTGGTTTACTGGGTTGGCGACAAGGCTATCGGTGGCAAGATGTTCACGCTGATCGATCTTGGCGAGGGTCTATCCAAAGGTGTGGCGATGTACTCCGCCGGTCCGGAACGCTATGCCGAGCTGCTGGAACGGGAGGGCCTTCTTCCAGCGCCCTACATGGCCCGCATTCACTGGCTTGCGGTAGAGCGGTGGAGCGCCCTGCGTAACTCCGAGTGGGAAGACGAACTGCGTGGGGCACATGCCATTACCTTCGCCAAGCTGCCGAAGCGCACACGCGAGGTCCTGACGCTGCCGGTAAAGCAGCAGGAGAAGCTGATCGCCGAGCGGAGAAAACTGCTGGCGGACAAGCCAAAGAAACCACGCACGCGCAAGGCATAA
- a CDS encoding peroxiredoxin → MLRSKRIVTGLAMGLASLMAFGTATAFAKDTVAVGTSAPSFTLPSQDASPVSLADYKGKWVVLYFYPKDQTSGCSLEAHNFQRDLPKYEALHAVVLGVSLDTVDSHRVWCTKDSFTFKMLADPAHKVVDAYGVPVKTFQTKDGPMSIAMRDTFLISPSGKIVKEWEVKDIQGHSDEVLAAIQASK, encoded by the coding sequence ATGCTTCGTTCCAAAAGAATCGTGACGGGACTTGCCATGGGGCTCGCCTCGCTGATGGCATTCGGTACGGCCACCGCATTTGCAAAAGACACCGTGGCGGTTGGTACGTCCGCCCCTTCCTTCACCCTGCCTTCCCAGGATGCCTCGCCGGTTTCGCTGGCGGACTACAAGGGCAAGTGGGTTGTGCTGTACTTCTATCCGAAGGATCAGACCAGCGGCTGCTCATTGGAAGCGCATAACTTCCAGCGCGATCTGCCGAAGTACGAGGCGCTGCATGCCGTCGTGCTGGGCGTCTCGCTCGACACGGTCGACAGCCACCGGGTGTGGTGCACGAAGGACTCGTTCACCTTCAAGATGCTGGCCGACCCCGCGCACAAAGTGGTCGATGCCTATGGCGTACCTGTGAAGACCTTCCAGACCAAGGACGGCCCCATGTCGATCGCGATGCGCGATACGTTCCTCATCTCCCCCAGCGGCAAGATCGTGAAGGAGTGGGAAGTGAAGGACATCCAGGGACACAGCGACGAAGTTCTCGCGGCGATCCAGGCCAGCAAGTAA
- the fabZ gene encoding 3-hydroxyacyl-ACP dehydratase FabZ, which translates to MNDILSDAMNDSPTSTTVETAVPAAAEKTSMDIVEIMSLLPHRYPFLLIDRVIEIERRTRVVAIKNVTVNEPHFVGHFPDYPIMPGVLTIEAMAQAGGTLLLTEIPDRGDKLMVFTGIEEAHFRRPVLPGDQLRIEVKVLNWRSRAVKMQGVCTVDGKVVADATITCQLVPRMRKPKAAEKSEETSA; encoded by the coding sequence ATGAATGATATTCTGAGCGACGCTATGAATGATTCCCCTACGTCGACTACGGTCGAGACCGCAGTACCCGCAGCAGCCGAAAAGACGTCCATGGACATCGTCGAAATCATGTCCCTCCTGCCGCACCGTTATCCGTTTCTGTTGATCGATCGCGTGATCGAGATAGAGCGCAGAACCCGCGTCGTTGCGATCAAGAACGTGACGGTGAACGAGCCGCACTTTGTCGGCCACTTTCCCGACTATCCCATCATGCCCGGTGTGTTGACCATCGAAGCGATGGCGCAGGCCGGCGGCACGCTGCTGTTGACCGAGATTCCCGACCGCGGAGACAAGCTGATGGTGTTCACCGGCATCGAAGAGGCGCACTTTCGCCGCCCCGTACTGCCGGGCGATCAGCTTCGCATCGAGGTCAAGGTGCTGAACTGGCGCTCGCGTGCGGTGAAGATGCAGGGGGTGTGCACCGTCGATGGCAAAGTTGTCGCGGACGCGACGATTACCTGTCAGCTCGTGCCGCGTATGCGCAAGCCGAAGGCTGCGGAGAAGTCCGAGGAAACGAGCGCTTGA